A DNA window from Pseudomonas resinovorans NBRC 106553 contains the following coding sequences:
- the waaC gene encoding lipopolysaccharide heptosyltransferase I: MRVLLIKTSSLGDVIHTLPALTDAARAIPGIQFDWVVEEGFAEIPAWHPAVAQVIPVAIRRWRKNVWQTLRSGEWRRFKRRLRETRYDLVIDAQGLLKSALLTRYTKAPVVGLDRDSAREPLASRFYDRRYPVAWGQHAVERVRQLFAQALDYKVPEGVGNYGLNRAQLADAESGAPYLLFLHGTTWDTKHWPEKYWRELTERACDHGWHVRLPWGNESEKQRAERIAEGLENAAVLPRLSLAGMAKVVAGARACVAVDTGLGHLAAALDVPTLSLYGPTNPGFTGAYGRSQIHLGSDFPCAPCLKKTCAYKPTAEDARLFDLAREQPLCFTRLNPQRVATQLEALLLTEDNH, from the coding sequence GTGCGGGTACTGCTGATCAAGACCTCCTCCCTGGGCGATGTCATCCATACCCTGCCGGCGTTGACCGATGCCGCGCGGGCGATTCCCGGCATCCAGTTCGACTGGGTGGTGGAGGAAGGCTTCGCTGAAATCCCCGCCTGGCACCCCGCGGTGGCCCAGGTCATCCCGGTGGCCATCCGCCGCTGGCGCAAGAATGTCTGGCAGACCCTGCGCAGTGGTGAATGGCGACGCTTCAAGCGGCGCCTGCGGGAAACCCGCTACGACCTGGTGATCGATGCCCAGGGGCTGCTCAAAAGCGCCCTGCTGACCCGTTACACCAAGGCGCCGGTGGTGGGGCTGGACCGCGATTCCGCCCGTGAACCGCTGGCCAGCCGCTTCTACGACCGCCGTTACCCGGTGGCCTGGGGGCAGCACGCCGTCGAGCGCGTGCGCCAGCTGTTCGCCCAGGCCCTGGATTACAAGGTGCCCGAAGGTGTCGGCAACTACGGCCTGAATCGCGCCCAGTTGGCGGACGCCGAGAGCGGCGCGCCCTACCTGCTGTTCCTTCACGGCACCACCTGGGACACCAAGCACTGGCCGGAAAAATACTGGCGCGAACTCACCGAGCGCGCCTGCGACCACGGCTGGCATGTGCGCCTGCCCTGGGGCAACGAGTCGGAGAAGCAGCGCGCCGAGCGCATCGCCGAAGGCTTGGAAAACGCCGCCGTGCTCCCCAGATTATCCCTGGCGGGGATGGCCAAGGTGGTGGCTGGCGCCCGCGCCTGTGTTGCCGTGGACACCGGCCTCGGCCACCTGGCCGCCGCGCTGGACGTGCCGACCCTGTCGCTCTATGGCCCGACCAACCCGGGCTTCACCGGCGCCTACGGGCGCTCGCAGATCCACCTGGGCAGCGACTTCCCCTGTGCGCCATGCCTGAAGAAGACCTGCGCCTACAAGCCGACGGCGGAGGACGCCCGTCTGTTCGACCTGGCGCGCGAACAGCCGCTATGTTTTACCCGGCTGAATCCGCAGCGTGTGGCGACTCAACTGGAAGCCCTGCTGCTGACCGAGGATAACCACTGA
- the aceE gene encoding pyruvate dehydrogenase (acetyl-transferring), homodimeric type, which translates to MQDLDPVETQEWLDSLESVLDKEGEDRAHYLLTRMGELATRSGTQLPYAITTPYRNSIPVTHEARMPGDLFMERRIRSMVRWNALAMVMRTNLNDPDLGGHISSFASSATLYDIGFNYFFQAPTEEHGGDLIFYQGHASPGIYARAFLEGRITEDQMINFRQEVDGKGLSSYPHPWLMPDFWQFPTVSMGLGPIQAIYQARFMKYLESRGFIPAGKQKVWCFMGDGECDEPESLGAISLAGREKLDNLIFVINCNLQRLDGPVRGNGKIIQELEGVFRGAQWNVNKVVWGRFWDPLFAKDTTGALQRRMDEVVDGEYQNYKAKDGAYVRDNFFNSPELKDMVKDLSDDEIWKLNRGGHDPYKVYAAYHQAVNHKGQPTVILAKTIKGYGTGAGEAQNTAHNTKKVDVESLKQFRDRFDIPVNDADLEKLPFYRPQEGSAEYKYLHGRRAALGGYVPQRRVNSFSIPTPPLETLKAILDGSGDREISTTMAFVRILAQLVKDKELGQRIVPIIPDEARTFGMEGMFRQLGIYSSVGQLYEPVDKDQVMFYKEDKKGQILEEGINEAGAMSSFIAAGTSYSNHNQPMLPFYIFYSMFGFQRIGDLAWAAGDSRTRGFLIGGTSGRTTLNGEGLQHEDGHSHIMAATIPNCRTYDPTYGYELAVIVREGIRQMTEEQQNVFYYITVMNEAYQQPALPAGAEEGIIKGMYLLEEDKKDAAHHVQLLGSGTILREVREAAKILREEFNVAADVWSVTSFNELRREGLAVERHNRLHPEQKPKQTYVEQCLSGRKGPVVASTDYMKLFADQIRQWVPSKEYKVLGTDGFGRSDSRKKLRHFFEVDRNWVVLATLEALADRGEIEPKVVAEAIAKFGIDPEKPNPLDC; encoded by the coding sequence ATGCAAGACCTCGATCCCGTCGAAACCCAGGAATGGCTGGATTCCCTGGAATCTGTACTCGACAAAGAAGGCGAAGATCGCGCGCACTACCTGCTGACCCGCATGGGTGAGCTGGCGACCCGCAGCGGTACCCAACTGCCGTACGCCATCACCACGCCGTATCGCAACAGCATTCCCGTCACCCATGAAGCACGCATGCCCGGCGACCTGTTCATGGAACGCCGCATCCGCTCCATGGTGCGCTGGAACGCCCTGGCCATGGTGATGCGCACCAACCTGAACGACCCGGACCTGGGCGGTCACATTTCCAGCTTCGCGTCCTCGGCCACCCTGTACGACATCGGCTTCAACTACTTCTTCCAGGCTCCCACCGAGGAGCACGGCGGCGACCTGATCTTCTACCAGGGCCACGCCTCCCCCGGCATCTACGCCCGCGCCTTCCTCGAAGGCCGCATCACCGAAGACCAGATGATCAACTTCCGCCAGGAAGTGGACGGCAAGGGCCTGTCTTCCTACCCGCACCCCTGGCTGATGCCGGACTTCTGGCAGTTCCCCACCGTGTCCATGGGCCTCGGCCCGATCCAGGCGATCTACCAGGCGCGCTTCATGAAGTACCTGGAAAGCCGCGGCTTCATCCCCGCCGGCAAGCAGAAGGTCTGGTGCTTCATGGGCGACGGCGAGTGCGACGAGCCCGAATCCCTCGGCGCCATCTCCCTGGCCGGCCGCGAGAAGCTGGACAACCTGATCTTCGTCATCAACTGCAACCTGCAGCGCCTCGACGGCCCGGTTCGCGGCAACGGCAAGATCATCCAGGAACTCGAAGGCGTCTTCCGCGGCGCCCAGTGGAACGTCAACAAGGTGGTCTGGGGCCGCTTCTGGGACCCGCTGTTCGCCAAGGACACCACTGGCGCCCTGCAGCGCCGCATGGACGAAGTGGTCGACGGCGAGTACCAGAACTACAAGGCCAAGGACGGCGCGTACGTCCGCGACAACTTCTTCAACAGCCCGGAGCTCAAGGACATGGTCAAGGACCTGTCCGATGACGAGATCTGGAAGCTCAACCGTGGCGGCCACGACCCCTACAAGGTCTATGCGGCCTACCACCAGGCGGTCAACCACAAGGGCCAGCCCACCGTCATCCTGGCCAAGACCATTAAGGGTTACGGCACCGGCGCGGGCGAAGCGCAGAACACCGCCCACAACACCAAGAAGGTCGACGTCGAGAGCCTGAAGCAGTTCCGCGACCGCTTCGACATCCCGGTCAACGACGCCGACCTGGAGAAACTGCCCTTCTACCGTCCGCAGGAAGGCAGCGCCGAGTACAAGTACCTGCACGGCCGCCGCGCCGCGCTGGGCGGCTACGTGCCGCAGCGCCGGGTCAACAGCTTCAGCATCCCGACGCCGCCACTGGAAACCCTCAAGGCCATCCTCGACGGCTCCGGCGATCGTGAAATCTCCACCACCATGGCCTTCGTGCGCATCCTGGCGCAGCTGGTCAAGGACAAGGAACTGGGCCAGCGCATCGTCCCGATCATCCCGGACGAAGCCCGCACCTTCGGCATGGAAGGCATGTTCCGCCAGTTGGGCATCTACTCCTCGGTCGGCCAGCTCTACGAGCCGGTGGATAAGGACCAGGTGATGTTCTACAAGGAGGACAAGAAGGGCCAGATCCTCGAAGAAGGCATCAACGAAGCGGGCGCCATGTCCTCCTTCATCGCTGCCGGCACCTCCTACAGCAACCACAACCAGCCGATGCTGCCGTTCTACATCTTCTATTCGATGTTCGGCTTCCAGCGTATCGGCGACCTGGCCTGGGCGGCCGGCGACAGCCGCACCCGCGGCTTCCTGATCGGCGGCACCTCGGGCCGTACCACCCTGAACGGCGAAGGCCTGCAGCACGAGGACGGTCACAGCCACATCATGGCGGCCACCATCCCCAACTGCCGCACCTACGACCCCACCTACGGCTACGAGCTGGCGGTGATCGTGCGTGAAGGCATCCGCCAGATGACCGAAGAGCAGCAGAACGTCTTCTACTACATCACCGTGATGAACGAGGCCTACCAGCAGCCCGCCCTGCCGGCCGGCGCCGAGGAAGGCATCATCAAGGGCATGTACCTGCTCGAAGAGGACAAGAAGGACGCCGCGCACCACGTGCAACTGCTGGGTTCGGGCACCATCCTGCGCGAAGTCCGCGAAGCGGCGAAGATCCTCCGCGAAGAGTTCAACGTCGCCGCCGACGTCTGGAGCGTCACCAGCTTCAACGAACTGCGCCGCGAAGGCCTGGCGGTCGAGCGTCACAACCGCCTGCATCCGGAGCAGAAGCCCAAGCAGACCTACGTCGAGCAGTGCCTGTCCGGCCGCAAAGGTCCGGTCGTGGCCTCCACCGACTACATGAAGCTGTTCGCCGACCAGATCCGCCAGTGGGTCCCGAGCAAGGAATACAAGGTCCTCGGCACCGACGGCTTCGGCCGCAGCGACAGCCGCAAGAAACTGCGCCACTTCTTCGAAGTGGACCGCAACTGGGTAGTCCTGGCGACCCTGGAAGCCCTGGCAGACCGCGGCGAGATCGAACCCAAGGTAGTGGCCGAAGCCATCGCCAAGTTCGGTATCGATCCTGAAAAACCCAACCCGCTGGACTGCTGA
- the glnE gene encoding bifunctional [glutamate--ammonia ligase]-adenylyl-L-tyrosine phosphorylase/[glutamate--ammonia-ligase] adenylyltransferase — translation MSLPPLAALPANLQPSADRALFTFRSALAEHDQAFADWPDERQEAFARVAAASDFVAEQSQRDPAMLLALAASGELERSLASGELRAQVAELLEDCTEEDDLGRRLRRYRNRQQLRIIWRDLTRQADLAETCRDLSDLADASIDLAYHWLYSRHCAQFGTPIGHRSGQPQHLVVLGMGKLGAFELNLSSDIDLIFGYPEGGETEGAKRALDNQEFFTRLGQRLIKALDAITVDGFVFRVDMRLRPYGSSGPLVFSFNALEQYYQDQGRDWERYAMIKARVVGGDQAAGAQLLQMLRPFVYRRYLDFSAIEALRSMKQLIQQEVRRKGMTENVKLGSGGIREVEFIAQAFQLIHGGRDLSLQQRPLLKVLDTLEGQGYLPPPVVAEMKEGYEFLRYTEHALQAIADRQTQMLPDSDLDRARVAFIMGFDDWAAFHERLMHWRGRVEWHFQQVIADPDEEEGGGSEGCIGGEWLPLWEEALDEESACRQLGESGFAEPAVAWRRLTDLRNGPQVRAMQRLGRERLDAFIPRLLNLTAEHRNPDLVLERVLPMVEKVARRSAYLVLLTENPGALQRLIELCGASPWIAEQITRFPLLLDELLNEGRLYRPPLAPELAAELRERLTRIPEDDLEQQMEALRHFKLAHSLRVAASEIAGTLPLMKVSDYLTWLAEAILDQVLALTWRQTVAKYGTPKRADGSLCDPDFVIVGYGKVGGLEFGHGSDLDLVFIHDGDPQAETDGAKPIDGAQFFTRLGQRIIHLLTTQTTSGALYEVDMRLRPSGAAGLLVSSLGAFQRYQENEAWTWEHQALVRARVLVGSPRVASAFEQVRLAVLGRERDLDKLRAEVSEMRAKMRGNLGTRETAAGSGPNAFEAAASFDLKQDAGGIVDIEFMVQYAALAWSRQHPSLVRYTDNIRILDGLEQASLLAGDEVRLLQEAYKAYRSAAHRQALQKQPGVVSGDQFHAERRGVMRIWRELGLN, via the coding sequence ATGAGCCTGCCGCCGCTGGCCGCCCTCCCGGCCAACCTCCAGCCCAGCGCCGATCGCGCGCTTTTCACCTTCCGCAGCGCCCTTGCCGAGCACGACCAGGCATTCGCCGATTGGCCCGATGAGCGGCAGGAGGCCTTCGCCCGCGTCGCCGCCGCCAGTGATTTCGTTGCCGAGCAGTCCCAGCGTGATCCGGCCATGCTGCTGGCGCTGGCCGCCTCCGGTGAACTCGAACGGTCCCTGGCGTCCGGCGAATTGCGTGCCCAGGTCGCCGAACTGCTGGAAGACTGCACGGAGGAGGACGACCTCGGTCGCCGCCTGCGCCGCTATCGTAATCGCCAGCAGTTGCGCATCATCTGGCGCGACCTGACGCGCCAGGCCGACCTGGCGGAAACCTGCCGCGACCTGTCCGACCTGGCGGATGCCAGCATCGACCTGGCCTACCACTGGCTCTACAGCCGCCATTGCGCGCAGTTCGGCACACCTATCGGCCATCGCTCCGGCCAACCGCAGCACCTGGTGGTACTGGGCATGGGCAAGCTGGGTGCCTTCGAGCTGAACCTGTCCTCGGACATCGACCTGATCTTCGGCTACCCCGAGGGCGGCGAGACCGAAGGGGCCAAGCGCGCCCTGGACAATCAGGAGTTCTTCACCCGCCTCGGCCAGCGGCTGATCAAGGCGCTGGACGCCATCACCGTCGACGGTTTCGTCTTCCGGGTGGACATGCGCCTGCGCCCCTACGGCTCGTCCGGTCCGCTGGTGTTCAGCTTCAACGCCCTGGAGCAGTACTACCAGGACCAGGGGCGCGACTGGGAACGCTACGCGATGATCAAGGCGCGGGTGGTGGGCGGCGACCAGGCCGCCGGCGCCCAGTTGCTGCAGATGCTCAGACCCTTCGTCTACCGCCGCTACCTGGACTTCTCCGCCATCGAGGCGCTGCGTTCGATGAAGCAGCTGATCCAGCAGGAAGTGCGGCGCAAGGGCATGACCGAGAACGTCAAGCTCGGCTCCGGCGGTATCCGCGAGGTGGAGTTCATCGCCCAGGCCTTCCAGCTGATCCATGGCGGCCGCGACCTCAGCCTGCAGCAGCGACCCTTGCTGAAGGTGCTGGATACCCTGGAGGGCCAGGGCTACCTGCCGCCGCCGGTGGTGGCGGAAATGAAGGAGGGCTACGAGTTCCTCCGCTATACCGAGCACGCGCTGCAAGCCATCGCCGATCGCCAGACCCAGATGCTGCCGGATAGCGACCTGGATCGCGCCCGCGTCGCCTTCATCATGGGCTTCGATGATTGGGCGGCCTTCCACGAGCGCCTGATGCACTGGCGCGGCCGGGTGGAATGGCACTTCCAGCAGGTGATCGCCGATCCCGATGAAGAAGAGGGCGGCGGCAGCGAAGGCTGCATCGGTGGCGAATGGCTGCCGCTGTGGGAAGAGGCCCTGGACGAGGAAAGTGCCTGTCGCCAGCTGGGCGAGTCCGGCTTTGCCGAGCCCGCCGTGGCCTGGCGCCGTCTCACCGACCTGCGCAACGGACCGCAGGTGCGCGCCATGCAGCGGCTCGGCCGCGAGCGCCTGGACGCGTTCATCCCACGCCTGCTCAACCTGACCGCGGAGCACCGCAATCCCGACCTGGTGCTGGAACGGGTGCTGCCGATGGTGGAAAAGGTGGCGCGGCGTTCCGCCTACCTGGTGCTGCTGACCGAGAACCCCGGTGCCCTGCAGCGCCTGATCGAGCTGTGCGGCGCCAGCCCCTGGATCGCCGAGCAGATCACCCGTTTCCCGCTGCTGCTCGACGAGTTGCTCAACGAGGGCCGCCTCTACCGTCCGCCATTGGCGCCGGAGCTGGCCGCCGAGCTGCGCGAGCGCCTCACGCGGATTCCCGAGGATGACCTGGAACAGCAGATGGAGGCCCTGCGTCACTTCAAGCTGGCCCACAGCCTGCGCGTCGCGGCCTCGGAAATCGCCGGCACCCTGCCGTTGATGAAGGTCAGCGACTACCTGACCTGGCTGGCCGAGGCCATTCTCGACCAGGTGCTGGCGCTGACCTGGCGCCAGACCGTGGCCAAGTACGGCACGCCCAAGCGCGCCGATGGCAGCCTCTGCGATCCGGACTTCGTCATCGTCGGCTACGGCAAGGTGGGCGGCCTGGAGTTCGGCCATGGCTCCGACCTGGACCTGGTGTTCATCCACGACGGCGACCCCCAGGCCGAGACCGACGGCGCCAAGCCCATCGACGGCGCGCAGTTCTTCACCCGGCTGGGGCAGCGCATCATCCACCTGCTGACCACCCAGACCACCTCCGGCGCACTCTACGAGGTGGACATGCGCCTGCGTCCTTCCGGCGCGGCGGGCCTGCTGGTCAGTTCCCTCGGCGCCTTCCAGCGCTACCAGGAGAACGAGGCCTGGACCTGGGAACACCAGGCGCTGGTGCGTGCGCGGGTGCTGGTGGGGTCGCCCCGGGTCGCCAGCGCCTTCGAGCAGGTGCGCCTGGCCGTGCTCGGTCGCGAGCGCGACCTGGACAAGCTCAGGGCCGAGGTCAGCGAGATGCGGGCGAAGATGCGCGGCAACCTGGGGACCCGCGAAACCGCAGCCGGAAGTGGCCCGAATGCCTTCGAGGCCGCGGCCTCCTTCGATCTGAAGCAGGATGCCGGCGGTATCGTCGATATCGAATTTATGGTGCAATATGCCGCCCTGGCCTGGTCGCGACAGCACCCTTCGCTGGTCCGTTACACCGATAACATCCGCATTCTGGATGGCCTGGAGCAGGCAAGCCTGCTGGCCGGCGACGAGGTTCGCCTGCTGCAGGAAGCCTACAAAGCCTATCGTTCAGCGGCTCACCGCCAGGCGCTGCAAAAGCAGCCGGGGGTGGTGAGTGGGGATCAGTTCCATGCGGAGCGCCGAGGCGTGATGCGGATCTGGCGCGAGTTGGGCTTGAACTGA
- the aceF gene encoding dihydrolipoyllysine-residue acetyltransferase, whose amino-acid sequence MSELIRVPDIGGGEGEVIELFVKVGDRIEADQSVLTLESDKASMEIPAPKAGVVKSLKVKLGDRLKEGDELLELEVEGAAAAAPAQAPAAAPKAEAQPAAAPAPAAAPAATGSSVQDVFVPDIGTDGKVKVIEVLVKAGDTVAAEQSLITLESDKASMEIPSPAAGVVESVVVQLDAEVGTGDLIVKLKVAGAAQAPAPAPAQAAAPAAAPAPAAAAPVATGSSVQDVRVPDIGTDGKVKVIEVLVKAGDSVSAEQSLITLESDKASMEIPSPAAGVVESVEVKLDSEVSTGDLILKLKVAGAAPAAAPAQAAEQPVHRVPEGAHPVAAAEVSAIASLAAAAASTTGVPARSSGAKVHAGPAVRQLAREFGVELSAVPATGPHGRVVKEDVQAYVKAMMQKAKEAPAAAAAGATGGAGIPPIPVVDFSKFGEIEEVAMTRLMQVGAANLHRSWLNVPHVTQFDSADITELEAFRVAQKAVAEKAGVKLTVLPLLLKACAYLLKELPDFNSSLAPSGKALIRKKYVHIGFAVDTPDGLLVPVIKNVDQKSLLQLAAEAAALAEKARTKKLSADDMQGACFTISSLGHIGGTGFTPIVNAPEVAILGVSKAAMQSVWDGEAFQPRLMLPLSLSYDHRVINGAAAARFTKRLGDVLADIRTMLL is encoded by the coding sequence GTGAGTGAATTGATTCGCGTACCCGACATCGGCGGCGGCGAAGGTGAAGTGATCGAGCTGTTCGTCAAGGTTGGCGACCGCATCGAAGCCGACCAGAGCGTGCTGACCCTGGAGTCCGACAAGGCCTCCATGGAAATCCCGGCCCCCAAGGCCGGCGTGGTCAAGAGCCTGAAGGTCAAGCTGGGCGACCGCCTGAAGGAAGGCGACGAACTGCTGGAGCTGGAAGTCGAGGGTGCCGCCGCCGCGGCGCCCGCGCAGGCTCCCGCCGCCGCACCCAAGGCCGAAGCGCAACCCGCTGCGGCGCCGGCTCCGGCTGCCGCTCCGGCCGCCACCGGCTCCAGCGTGCAGGACGTCTTCGTTCCGGACATCGGCACCGACGGCAAGGTCAAGGTCATCGAAGTCCTGGTGAAGGCCGGTGACACCGTCGCCGCCGAGCAGTCCCTGATCACCCTGGAGTCCGACAAGGCCTCCATGGAGATCCCCTCCCCCGCCGCTGGCGTGGTGGAGAGCGTGGTCGTGCAACTGGACGCCGAAGTCGGCACCGGTGACCTGATCGTCAAGCTCAAGGTTGCTGGCGCCGCGCAGGCACCAGCACCGGCACCGGCCCAGGCCGCAGCCCCTGCCGCAGCTCCCGCTCCCGCCGCAGCCGCACCGGTCGCCACCGGTTCCAGCGTCCAGGACGTCCGCGTCCCGGACATCGGCACCGATGGCAAGGTCAAGGTCATCGAAGTGCTGGTGAAAGCTGGCGACAGCGTCTCCGCCGAGCAGTCGCTGATCACCCTGGAGTCCGACAAGGCCTCCATGGAGATCCCCTCCCCCGCCGCCGGCGTGGTGGAGAGCGTCGAGGTCAAGCTGGACAGCGAAGTCAGCACCGGCGACCTGATCCTCAAGCTCAAGGTCGCGGGCGCAGCACCGGCAGCCGCTCCGGCCCAAGCCGCCGAGCAGCCGGTGCACCGCGTTCCGGAAGGCGCCCATCCGGTCGCTGCCGCCGAGGTCAGCGCCATCGCTTCCCTGGCCGCTGCCGCCGCGAGCACCACCGGCGTACCGGCACGCTCCAGCGGCGCCAAGGTCCATGCCGGCCCTGCGGTTCGCCAGCTGGCCCGCGAGTTCGGCGTCGAGCTGAGCGCCGTGCCGGCCACCGGCCCCCATGGCCGTGTGGTCAAGGAAGACGTGCAGGCCTACGTCAAGGCCATGATGCAGAAGGCCAAGGAAGCTCCGGCCGCTGCCGCCGCCGGCGCAACCGGCGGTGCCGGCATCCCGCCGATCCCGGTGGTGGACTTCAGCAAGTTCGGTGAAATCGAAGAAGTGGCCATGACCCGCCTGATGCAGGTCGGCGCCGCCAACCTGCATCGCAGCTGGCTCAACGTGCCCCACGTGACCCAGTTCGATTCGGCCGACATCACCGAGCTGGAAGCCTTCCGTGTAGCCCAGAAGGCCGTGGCCGAGAAGGCTGGCGTCAAGCTGACCGTCCTGCCACTGCTGCTCAAGGCCTGCGCCTACCTGCTCAAGGAACTGCCGGACTTCAACAGCTCCCTGGCCCCCAGCGGCAAGGCACTGATCCGCAAGAAGTACGTGCACATCGGCTTCGCCGTGGACACGCCGGATGGCCTGCTGGTACCGGTGATCAAGAACGTCGACCAGAAGAGCCTGCTGCAACTGGCTGCCGAAGCCGCGGCCCTGGCGGAAAAAGCCCGGACCAAGAAACTTTCGGCCGACGACATGCAGGGCGCCTGCTTCACCATCTCCAGCCTCGGCCACATTGGCGGCACCGGCTTCACGCCGATCGTCAACGCGCCCGAAGTGGCGATCCTCGGTGTCTCCAAGGCCGCGATGCAGTCGGTATGGGACGGCGAGGCCTTCCAGCCGCGCCTGATGCTGCCGCTGTCGCTGTCCTACGACCACCGCGTGATCAACGGCGCCGCCGCCGCGCGCTTCACCAAGCGTCTCGGCGACGTGCTGGCGGATATCCGCACCATGCTGCTGTAA
- the waaF gene encoding lipopolysaccharide heptosyltransferase II, whose translation MKILIVGPSWVGDMVMAQTLFQCLKARHPGCEIDVLAPEWSRPILERMPEVRQALSFPIGHGVLDIASRRKIGKSLAGRYDQAILLPNSLKSALVPWFAGIPKRTGWKGEMRYGLLNDIRVLDKQRHPLMIERFMALAFEPDAELPKPYPRPSLQIDPASRDAALAKFSLGLDRPVLALCPGAEFGEAKRWPAEHYAKVAELKIRAGWQVWLFGSKNDHPGGEDIRMRLIPGLREEAVNLSGETSLAEAIDLMSCASAVVSNDSGLMHVAAALARPLVAVYGSTSPQFTPPLAEQVEIVRLGLECSPCFERTCRFGHYNCLRELKPRPVIEALDRLVPDPLELVESR comes from the coding sequence ATGAAGATTCTGATCGTAGGTCCCTCCTGGGTCGGCGACATGGTGATGGCGCAGACACTCTTCCAGTGCCTGAAAGCCCGCCATCCCGGCTGCGAAATCGACGTGCTGGCGCCCGAGTGGAGCCGGCCCATCCTCGAGCGCATGCCGGAAGTCCGCCAGGCGCTGAGTTTCCCCATCGGCCATGGCGTGCTGGATATCGCCAGCCGGCGCAAGATCGGCAAATCCCTGGCCGGCCGGTACGACCAGGCCATTCTCCTGCCCAACTCGCTGAAGTCGGCGCTGGTGCCCTGGTTCGCCGGCATACCCAAGCGCACGGGCTGGAAAGGCGAGATGCGCTACGGCCTGCTGAACGACATCCGCGTCCTCGATAAACAGCGCCACCCGCTGATGATCGAGCGCTTCATGGCCCTGGCATTCGAGCCCGACGCCGAGCTGCCCAAGCCCTATCCGCGCCCGTCGCTGCAGATCGATCCGGCCAGCCGTGACGCCGCGCTGGCCAAGTTCAGCCTCGGCCTGGACCGTCCGGTCCTGGCGCTTTGCCCGGGTGCCGAGTTCGGTGAGGCCAAGCGCTGGCCGGCCGAGCATTACGCCAAGGTGGCCGAGCTGAAGATCCGCGCGGGCTGGCAGGTCTGGCTGTTCGGTTCGAAGAACGACCACCCCGGCGGCGAAGACATTCGCATGCGGCTGATCCCGGGCCTGCGCGAAGAAGCGGTCAACCTCTCCGGCGAAACCAGCCTGGCCGAGGCGATCGACCTGATGTCCTGCGCCAGCGCCGTGGTCTCCAACGACTCCGGCCTGATGCACGTGGCCGCCGCCCTGGCGCGCCCGCTGGTGGCGGTCTACGGCTCCACGTCGCCGCAGTTCACCCCGCCGCTGGCGGAACAGGTGGAAATCGTCCGCCTGGGCCTGGAATGCAGTCCCTGCTTCGAGCGCACCTGCCGCTTCGGCCACTACAACTGCTTGCGCGAGCTCAAGCCGCGTCCGGTGATCGAGGCCCTGGACCGCCTGGTGCCGGACCCGCTGGAACTGGTGGAGAGTCGCTGA
- the ilvE gene encoding branched-chain-amino-acid transaminase, whose product MSMADRDGVIWYDGELVPWREATTHVLTHTLHYGMGVFEGVRAYDTPEGTAIFRLQAHTDRLFDSAHIMNMQIPYTKDEINEATRAAVRENNLESAYIRPMVFYGSEGMGLRATGLKVHVIVAAWNWGAYMGEEALQQGIKVRTSSFTRHHVNISMTRAKSNGAYINSMLALQEAISGGADEAMMLDPEGYVAEGSGENIFIIKDGVIYTPEVTACLNGITRNTVLRLAEEHGYKLVEKRITRDEVYIADEAFFTGTAAEVTPIREVDGRKIGIGRRGPVTEKLQKAYFDLVSGKTSAHAEWRTLVK is encoded by the coding sequence ATGTCGATGGCCGACCGTGATGGCGTGATCTGGTATGACGGCGAACTGGTGCCGTGGCGCGAAGCGACCACCCACGTCCTGACCCACACCCTGCACTACGGCATGGGCGTGTTCGAAGGCGTGCGTGCCTACGACACGCCGGAAGGCACCGCCATCTTCCGCCTGCAGGCGCACACCGACCGCCTGTTCGACTCCGCGCACATCATGAACATGCAGATCCCGTACACCAAGGACGAGATCAACGAGGCCACCCGTGCCGCCGTGCGCGAGAACAACCTGGAAAGCGCCTACATCCGCCCGATGGTGTTCTACGGAAGCGAAGGCATGGGCCTGCGCGCCACCGGCCTGAAGGTCCACGTGATCGTCGCCGCCTGGAACTGGGGCGCCTACATGGGCGAAGAAGCCCTGCAGCAGGGCATCAAGGTGCGCACCAGCTCCTTCACCCGCCACCACGTGAACATCTCGATGACCCGCGCCAAGTCCAACGGCGCCTACATCAACTCCATGCTGGCCCTGCAGGAAGCCATTTCCGGCGGCGCCGACGAAGCCATGATGCTCGACCCCGAAGGCTACGTGGCCGAAGGTTCCGGCGAGAACATCTTCATCATCAAGGACGGTGTGATCTACACCCCCGAAGTGACCGCCTGCCTCAACGGCATCACCCGCAACACCGTGCTGCGCCTGGCCGAAGAGCATGGCTACAAGCTCGTCGAGAAGCGCATCACCCGTGACGAGGTGTACATCGCCGACGAAGCCTTCTTCACCGGTACCGCCGCTGAAGTCACCCCGATCCGCGAAGTGGACGGCCGCAAGATCGGCATCGGCCGTCGCGGTCCGGTGACCGAGAAGCTGCAGAAAGCCTACTTCGACCTGGTGTCCGGCAAGACGTCCGCCCACGCCGAGTGGCGCACCCTGGTCAAGTAA